Proteins encoded together in one Shewanella acanthi window:
- a CDS encoding site-2 protease family protein yields MELLKIDCLGKQLRLEASLAGWQQLFWDNNLVSQKAASVDNGGLRVHQFEITAQRSIALPDTDETQVQETKINMRLETDVVWQPFRFDYRLIQDDEIIAEGTRTEKDIERQTPEVPVVATQKFSFVGLASLGFKLLKSAKVVKVLLAGASVAAYSWLFSLQFALALIACLVFHEYGHIRAMKYFGMKTKGIYLIPFMGGLALSDEKINTRWQDVVISIMGPTFGLLMSIASLIAYYVTDNIFFAGLAAFNALLNLFNLLPILPLDGGHILKSISFSMNSIMGLIACVIGAAFGVYISYTLGLALLGFLLLIGSLEIVFEWRGRHQSHLLPLDRYGQVFSTVWYLLTVAALVGIIWHLAGTGDEMLSLPLQILRS; encoded by the coding sequence TTGGAACTACTTAAGATTGATTGCCTTGGTAAGCAACTGCGTTTAGAAGCCTCACTCGCGGGTTGGCAACAACTGTTTTGGGACAACAACCTAGTATCACAAAAGGCCGCCAGCGTTGATAATGGTGGCTTAAGAGTGCATCAATTTGAAATCACGGCGCAGCGCAGCATTGCCCTTCCAGATACGGACGAAACCCAAGTTCAAGAAACCAAAATCAACATGCGGCTCGAAACCGATGTCGTCTGGCAGCCCTTCCGCTTCGATTACCGTCTGATACAAGATGATGAAATCATTGCCGAAGGCACACGCACCGAGAAGGATATAGAACGCCAAACCCCAGAAGTCCCTGTCGTGGCAACCCAAAAATTCAGCTTTGTGGGATTAGCCTCTCTTGGCTTTAAACTGCTAAAAAGCGCCAAGGTTGTCAAAGTGCTGCTCGCAGGCGCCAGTGTTGCGGCCTATTCTTGGCTGTTTTCATTGCAGTTTGCGTTAGCCTTAATTGCCTGCTTAGTATTCCATGAATACGGACATATTCGGGCAATGAAGTACTTTGGGATGAAAACCAAGGGCATTTACCTCATCCCCTTTATGGGCGGTCTCGCACTCAGCGATGAAAAAATTAACACCCGCTGGCAGGATGTGGTGATTTCCATCATGGGGCCGACATTCGGGCTATTGATGTCCATCGCCTCACTGATTGCCTACTACGTGACGGATAATATCTTCTTCGCCGGACTTGCGGCCTTTAATGCCCTGTTGAATTTGTTTAACTTGCTGCCCATTTTGCCGCTCGATGGTGGCCATATCCTCAAGAGCATCAGTTTTTCCATGAACAGCATCATGGGATTGATTGCCTGCGTGATTGGGGCCGCTTTTGGGGTTTATATCAGTTATACCTTAGGACTGGCGCTACTCGGTTTCTTGCTGTTAATTGGTAGTTTAGAAATCGTATTCGAGTGGCGCGGCCGCCACCAGAGCCATTTGTTACCACTGGACAGATACGGGCAAGTCTTCTCGACTGTGTGGTATTTACTTACCGTTGCCGCCCTTGTCGGTATCATTTGGCACTTAGCAGGCACAGGCGATGAGATGCTCAGCCTGCCACTGCAAATACTGCGAAGCTAG
- a CDS encoding DUF4144 domain-containing protein: MTQVKMAEIEWPAIIKLTENDEMLYLAHQRDWLEIACLNQHHFINTDLLLDSKGQQYSIRTAPTHENEDPIAELPVLLKQEQKLPLTDFIKWVQNHANAIGQCCIAKLAFTTISQGIDIVRSLDEQ; encoded by the coding sequence ATGACCCAGGTAAAAATGGCCGAGATTGAATGGCCCGCCATTATCAAACTCACTGAAAATGATGAAATGCTCTACCTCGCCCACCAGCGAGATTGGCTCGAAATCGCCTGCCTAAATCAACATCACTTCATCAATACCGACCTTTTACTCGATAGTAAAGGTCAGCAATATTCAATTCGAACCGCTCCTACCCATGAAAACGAAGATCCGATTGCTGAGCTGCCGGTGCTGCTCAAGCAAGAGCAAAAGTTGCCACTAACCGATTTTATTAAATGGGTTCAAAACCACGCCAATGCGATTGGCCAATGTTGTATCGCGAAACTTGCATTCACCACTATCAGCCAAGGCATCGACATAGTTCGCAGTTTAGATGAGCAATAG